In Equus caballus isolate H_3958 breed thoroughbred chromosome 25, TB-T2T, whole genome shotgun sequence, one DNA window encodes the following:
- the FUT7 gene encoding alpha-(1,3)-fucosyltransferase 7 — protein MAVSVWSLGNPELGGWGLWLSPRRQPLFAWHGPTQRLRALVSLAGVALLMALWLLWLLQSSPGGAPMPQPTLTILIWHWPFTYPPPELPSNTCTSYGVARCHLSTNRSLLATADAVVFHHRELRDGRIRLPLAERPRGQPWVWASMESPSNSHGLSDFRGIFNWVLSYRRDSDIFVPYGRLEPREGPAPPLPPKDRVAAWVVSNFRERQRRVQLYRQLAPHLQVDVFGRANRRPLCASCLLPTVSRYRFYLSFENSQHRDYITEKLWRNALAAGAVPVVLGPPRATYEAFVPPDAFVHVDDFGSARELAAFLTGMNESSYRRYFAWRDRLRVRLVEDWRERFCAICARYPHLPRSQVYQDLQGWFQS, from the coding sequence ATGGCGGTGAGTGTCTGGTCCTTAGGGAACCCCGAACTGGGAGGATGGGGCTTGTGGTTGAGCCCGAGGAGACAGCCTCTTTTCGCATGGCACGGCCCCACCCAGAGGCTTCGGGCCTTGGTGAGCCTGGCCGGGGTGGCCCTGCTCATGGCCCTTTGGCTCCTGTGGCTACTCCAATCCTCCCCTGGGGGAGCCCCGATGCCCCAGCCCACACTCACCATCCTCATCTGGCACTGGCCCTTCACCTACCCGCCCCCGGAGCTGCCCAGCAACACCTGTACCAGCTACGGCGTGGCCCGCTGCCACCTGAGCACCAACCGCAGCCTGCTGGCCACCGCCGACGCCGTGGTCTTCCACCACCGCGAGCTACGGGACGGGCGGATCCGCCTGCCCCTGGCCGAACGGCCACGCGGGCAGCCCTGGGTGTGGGCCTCCATGGAGTCACCCAGCAACAGCCATGGCCTCAGTGACTTCCGCGGCATCTTCAACTGGGTGCTGAGTTACCGGCGTGACTCTGACATCTTTGTGCCCTACGGCCGCCTGGAGCCCCGAGAGGGGCCCGCGCCACCCCTGCCGCCCAAGGACAGGGTGGCCGCCTGGGTGGTCAGCAACTTCCGGGAGCGGCAGCGGCGCGTGCAGCTGTATCGGCAGCTGGCGCCTCACCTGCAGGTGGACGTGTTCGGCCGCGCCAACAGGCGACCGCTGTGCGCCAGCTGCCTGCTGCCCACGGTGTCGCGGTACCGCTTCTACCTGTCCTTCGAGAACTCCCAGCACCGGGACTACATCACAGAGAAGTTGTGGCGCAACGCGCTGGCGGCTGGGGCCGTGCCCGTGGTGCTGGGGCCCCCGCGGGCCACCTATGAGGCCTTCGTGCCGCCGGATGCCTTCGTGCACGTGGACGACTTCGGCTCAGCCCGCGAGCTGGCCGCCTTCCTCACCGGCATGAACGAGAGCTCCTATCGGCGCTACTTTGCCTGGCGAGACCGGCTCCGCGTGCGGCTGGTCGAAGACTGGCGGGAGCGCTTCTGCGCCATCTGTGCCCGTTACCCCCATCTGCCCCGCAGCCAGGTCTACCAGGACCTCCAGGGCTGGTTCCAGTCCTGA
- the NPDC1 gene encoding neural proliferation differentiation and control protein 1 isoform X4: MATPVPPPSPRHLRLLRLLLSGLVLGAALRGAAAGRPDVAACPGSLDCALKRRARCPPGAHICGPCLQPFQEDHQGLCVPRMRRPPAEGPPQPRLEDEIDFLARELARQEAGPSRLTAPPQLGARQRLLEPAATLGLSERGQGPDLGLPSTRGAPAPTPHTSLGTPVSSGPVHMAPLEPRGERGDGLALVLVVVCSVAGAAAFAVAALCWCRLQRDARLTQKADYAAPPAPGSPAAPGISPGDQRLAHSAEMYHYQHQRQQMRCLERHKEPPKELDSASSDEEDEDGDFTVYECPGLAPPPRT, translated from the exons ATGGCGACGCCCGTCCCTCCGCCCTCCCCGCGGCACCTGCGGCTGCTGCGACTGCTGCTCTCCGGCCTCGTCCTCGGCGCGGCCCTGCGCGGTGCCGCCGCCGGCCGCCCGG aTGTGGCCGCCTGTCCTGGGAGTCTGGATTGTGCCCTGAAGAGGCGGGCACGGTGCCCCCCGGGTGCACACATCTGTGGGCCCTGCCTTCAGCCCTTCCAGGAGGACCATCAAGGGCTCTGCGTGCCCAGGATGCGCCGGCCTCCGG CCGAGGGCCCACCCCAGCCCAGACTGGAAGATGAGATCGACTTCCTGGCCCGGGAGCTAGCCCGGCAGGAGGCGGGGCCCTCGAGGCTCACGGCCCCGCCCCAGCTTGGGGCGCGACAGCGGCTCCTGGAGCCTG CAGCCACCCTGGGGCTCTCAGAGCGCGGCCAGGGCCCCGACCTGGGCCTCCCGTCCACTCGGGGAGCCCCCGCTCCCACGCCCCACACCTCCTTGGGCACCCCCGTGTCATCTGGGCCGGTGCACATGGCCCCCCTGGAGCCCCGGGGCGAGCGCGGTGACGGCCTCGCCCTCG TGCTGGTCGTGGTGTGCTCCGTGGCCGGCGCCGCCGCCTTCGCCGTGGCCGCTCTTTGCTGGTGCAG GCTGCAGCGGGACGCCCGCCTGACTCAGAAGGCTGACTACGCGGCTCCGCCGGCGCCCGGCTCCCCGGCAGCGCCCGGGATCTCG CCCGGGGACCAGCGGCTGGCCCACAGCGCCGAGATGTACCACTACCAGCACCAGAGGCAGCAGATGCGGTGCCTGGAGCG GCATAAAGAGCCGCCCAAGGAGCTGGACTCGGCTTCCTCGGACGAGGAGGACGAAGACGGCGACTTCACGGTGTACGAGTGCCCGGGCCTGGCCCCG CCCCCAAGAACCTGA
- the NPDC1 gene encoding neural proliferation differentiation and control protein 1 isoform X3, producing the protein MATPVPPPSPRHLRLLRLLLSGLVLGAALRGAAAGRPDVAACPGSLDCALKRRARCPPGAHICGPCLQPFQEDHQGLCVPRMRRPPAEGPPQPRLEDEIDFLARELARQEAGPSRLTAPPQLGARQRLLEPAATLGLSERGQGPDLGLPSTRGAPAPTPHTSLGTPVSSGPVHMAPLEPRGERGDGLALVLVVVCSVAGAAAFAVAALCWCRLQRDARLTQKADYAAPPAPGSPAAPGISQPGDQRLAHSAEMYHYQHQRQQMRCLERHKEPPKELDSASSDEEDEDGDFTVYECPGLAPPPRT; encoded by the exons ATGGCGACGCCCGTCCCTCCGCCCTCCCCGCGGCACCTGCGGCTGCTGCGACTGCTGCTCTCCGGCCTCGTCCTCGGCGCGGCCCTGCGCGGTGCCGCCGCCGGCCGCCCGG aTGTGGCCGCCTGTCCTGGGAGTCTGGATTGTGCCCTGAAGAGGCGGGCACGGTGCCCCCCGGGTGCACACATCTGTGGGCCCTGCCTTCAGCCCTTCCAGGAGGACCATCAAGGGCTCTGCGTGCCCAGGATGCGCCGGCCTCCGG CCGAGGGCCCACCCCAGCCCAGACTGGAAGATGAGATCGACTTCCTGGCCCGGGAGCTAGCCCGGCAGGAGGCGGGGCCCTCGAGGCTCACGGCCCCGCCCCAGCTTGGGGCGCGACAGCGGCTCCTGGAGCCTG CAGCCACCCTGGGGCTCTCAGAGCGCGGCCAGGGCCCCGACCTGGGCCTCCCGTCCACTCGGGGAGCCCCCGCTCCCACGCCCCACACCTCCTTGGGCACCCCCGTGTCATCTGGGCCGGTGCACATGGCCCCCCTGGAGCCCCGGGGCGAGCGCGGTGACGGCCTCGCCCTCG TGCTGGTCGTGGTGTGCTCCGTGGCCGGCGCCGCCGCCTTCGCCGTGGCCGCTCTTTGCTGGTGCAG GCTGCAGCGGGACGCCCGCCTGACTCAGAAGGCTGACTACGCGGCTCCGCCGGCGCCCGGCTCCCCGGCAGCGCCCGGGATCTCG CAGCCCGGGGACCAGCGGCTGGCCCACAGCGCCGAGATGTACCACTACCAGCACCAGAGGCAGCAGATGCGGTGCCTGGAGCG GCATAAAGAGCCGCCCAAGGAGCTGGACTCGGCTTCCTCGGACGAGGAGGACGAAGACGGCGACTTCACGGTGTACGAGTGCCCGGGCCTGGCCCCG CCCCCAAGAACCTGA
- the NPDC1 gene encoding neural proliferation differentiation and control protein 1 isoform X1, which translates to MATPVPPPSPRHLRLLRLLLSGLVLGAALRGAAAGRPDVAACPGSLDCALKRRARCPPGAHICGPCLQPFQEDHQGLCVPRMRRPPAEGPPQPRLEDEIDFLARELARQEAGPSRLTAPPQLGARQRLLEPAATLGLSERGQGPDLGLPSTRGAPAPTPHTSLGTPVSSGPVHMAPLEPRGERGDGLALVLVVVCSVAGAAAFAVAALCWCRLQRDARLTQKADYAAPPAPGSPAAPGISQPGDQRLAHSAEMYHYQHQRQQMRCLERHKEPPKELDSASSDEEDEDGDFTVYECPGLAPTGEMEVRNPLFDHSSLSAPPPSLSEPPQQ; encoded by the exons ATGGCGACGCCCGTCCCTCCGCCCTCCCCGCGGCACCTGCGGCTGCTGCGACTGCTGCTCTCCGGCCTCGTCCTCGGCGCGGCCCTGCGCGGTGCCGCCGCCGGCCGCCCGG aTGTGGCCGCCTGTCCTGGGAGTCTGGATTGTGCCCTGAAGAGGCGGGCACGGTGCCCCCCGGGTGCACACATCTGTGGGCCCTGCCTTCAGCCCTTCCAGGAGGACCATCAAGGGCTCTGCGTGCCCAGGATGCGCCGGCCTCCGG CCGAGGGCCCACCCCAGCCCAGACTGGAAGATGAGATCGACTTCCTGGCCCGGGAGCTAGCCCGGCAGGAGGCGGGGCCCTCGAGGCTCACGGCCCCGCCCCAGCTTGGGGCGCGACAGCGGCTCCTGGAGCCTG CAGCCACCCTGGGGCTCTCAGAGCGCGGCCAGGGCCCCGACCTGGGCCTCCCGTCCACTCGGGGAGCCCCCGCTCCCACGCCCCACACCTCCTTGGGCACCCCCGTGTCATCTGGGCCGGTGCACATGGCCCCCCTGGAGCCCCGGGGCGAGCGCGGTGACGGCCTCGCCCTCG TGCTGGTCGTGGTGTGCTCCGTGGCCGGCGCCGCCGCCTTCGCCGTGGCCGCTCTTTGCTGGTGCAG GCTGCAGCGGGACGCCCGCCTGACTCAGAAGGCTGACTACGCGGCTCCGCCGGCGCCCGGCTCCCCGGCAGCGCCCGGGATCTCG CAGCCCGGGGACCAGCGGCTGGCCCACAGCGCCGAGATGTACCACTACCAGCACCAGAGGCAGCAGATGCGGTGCCTGGAGCG GCATAAAGAGCCGCCCAAGGAGCTGGACTCGGCTTCCTCGGACGAGGAGGACGAAGACGGCGACTTCACGGTGTACGAGTGCCCGGGCCTGGCCCCG ACCGGAGAGATGGAGGTGCGGAACCCGCTGTTCGACCACTCCTCGCTGTCGGCGCCCCCGCCCTCGCTGTCCGAGCCCCCGCAGCAGTGA
- the NPDC1 gene encoding neural proliferation differentiation and control protein 1 isoform X2, with the protein MATPVPPPSPRHLRLLRLLLSGLVLGAALRGAAAGRPDVAACPGSLDCALKRRARCPPGAHICGPCLQPFQEDHQGLCVPRMRRPPAEGPPQPRLEDEIDFLARELARQEAGPSRLTAPPQLGARQRLLEPAATLGLSERGQGPDLGLPSTRGAPAPTPHTSLGTPVSSGPVHMAPLEPRGERGDGLALVLVVVCSVAGAAAFAVAALCWCRLQRDARLTQKADYAAPPAPGSPAAPGISPGDQRLAHSAEMYHYQHQRQQMRCLERHKEPPKELDSASSDEEDEDGDFTVYECPGLAPTGEMEVRNPLFDHSSLSAPPPSLSEPPQQ; encoded by the exons ATGGCGACGCCCGTCCCTCCGCCCTCCCCGCGGCACCTGCGGCTGCTGCGACTGCTGCTCTCCGGCCTCGTCCTCGGCGCGGCCCTGCGCGGTGCCGCCGCCGGCCGCCCGG aTGTGGCCGCCTGTCCTGGGAGTCTGGATTGTGCCCTGAAGAGGCGGGCACGGTGCCCCCCGGGTGCACACATCTGTGGGCCCTGCCTTCAGCCCTTCCAGGAGGACCATCAAGGGCTCTGCGTGCCCAGGATGCGCCGGCCTCCGG CCGAGGGCCCACCCCAGCCCAGACTGGAAGATGAGATCGACTTCCTGGCCCGGGAGCTAGCCCGGCAGGAGGCGGGGCCCTCGAGGCTCACGGCCCCGCCCCAGCTTGGGGCGCGACAGCGGCTCCTGGAGCCTG CAGCCACCCTGGGGCTCTCAGAGCGCGGCCAGGGCCCCGACCTGGGCCTCCCGTCCACTCGGGGAGCCCCCGCTCCCACGCCCCACACCTCCTTGGGCACCCCCGTGTCATCTGGGCCGGTGCACATGGCCCCCCTGGAGCCCCGGGGCGAGCGCGGTGACGGCCTCGCCCTCG TGCTGGTCGTGGTGTGCTCCGTGGCCGGCGCCGCCGCCTTCGCCGTGGCCGCTCTTTGCTGGTGCAG GCTGCAGCGGGACGCCCGCCTGACTCAGAAGGCTGACTACGCGGCTCCGCCGGCGCCCGGCTCCCCGGCAGCGCCCGGGATCTCG CCCGGGGACCAGCGGCTGGCCCACAGCGCCGAGATGTACCACTACCAGCACCAGAGGCAGCAGATGCGGTGCCTGGAGCG GCATAAAGAGCCGCCCAAGGAGCTGGACTCGGCTTCCTCGGACGAGGAGGACGAAGACGGCGACTTCACGGTGTACGAGTGCCCGGGCCTGGCCCCG ACCGGAGAGATGGAGGTGCGGAACCCGCTGTTCGACCACTCCTCGCTGTCGGCGCCCCCGCCCTCGCTGTCCGAGCCCCCGCAGCAGTGA